The Shewanella zhangzhouensis genome has a window encoding:
- the yjgA gene encoding ribosome biogenesis factor YjgA, whose protein sequence is MNVVGDPENFKQPYDDDENYVSKSSFKRESHAAQDLGKRLLGLSKSQLEKLDLEEDLLDALAAAKKIKPNSEALRRQVQFIGKLMRNLDTEAIVASLDKLANKNNNQAARQHVLEKIRDRLLTEGDSEIQALVEEHPAFDRQKLRQMVRATAKEVSKDAEKGLESKAAKELLKYLRDNTPES, encoded by the coding sequence ATGAACGTCGTTGGCGATCCAGAGAATTTCAAACAGCCCTATGATGATGACGAAAACTATGTCAGTAAGTCATCTTTCAAGCGGGAATCCCATGCTGCCCAGGACCTGGGTAAGCGTCTGCTTGGTCTGAGCAAGAGCCAGCTCGAAAAGCTGGATCTGGAAGAAGACTTGCTGGATGCCCTGGCTGCAGCCAAAAAAATTAAACCCAACAGTGAGGCCCTGCGCCGTCAGGTCCAATTTATTGGCAAACTGATGCGTAACCTGGACACCGAGGCCATAGTCGCTTCGCTGGACAAACTGGCCAACAAGAACAACAACCAGGCTGCCCGTCAGCATGTACTGGAAAAAATTCGCGATCGTTTGCTCACCGAAGGCGACAGCGAGATCCAGGCGCTGGTAGAGGAACACCCCGCATTTGACCGTCAGAAGCTGCGTCAGATGGTGCGTGCCACCGCCAAGGAAGTCAGCAAAGATGCCGAAAAAGGTCTGGAGTCCAAGGCGGCCAAAGAGCTGCTCAAGTACCTTAGGGACAATACTCCCGAGTCTTGA